The following proteins are encoded in a genomic region of Phycisphaera sp.:
- the recA gene encoding recombinase RecA: MAVGQIERNFGKGAIMRLDEAAVLNIPGISTGALSLDLALGGKGIPRGRIVEVYGPESSGKTTLALTVAAHAQKDGGVAAFIDAEHALDPSWARRLGVNIDDLLVSQPDTGEQALEICELLVRSNAVDVIVIDSVAALIPRAEIEGEMGDTHVGLQARLMSQAMRKLTGIIARSNCTVIFINQIREKIGVMFGSPETTPGGRALKFYSSVRIDIRRVSSIKDGDEAVGNRVRAKVVKNKVAPPFRQTEFDIMFNEGISISGDLIDLGVEYKVVDKSGAWFSYGEVRLGQGRENSKQFIRENPDLAKEIRSKVLAQYVANAQAKEQGKNKR, from the coding sequence CTGGCCGTCGGGCAGATCGAGCGCAACTTCGGCAAGGGCGCCATCATGCGCCTGGACGAGGCCGCCGTCCTCAACATCCCCGGCATCAGCACCGGTGCCCTCTCGCTCGACCTCGCGCTGGGCGGCAAGGGCATCCCACGGGGCCGCATTGTCGAGGTGTACGGCCCCGAGTCCAGCGGTAAGACGACCCTGGCATTGACCGTGGCCGCCCACGCCCAGAAGGACGGCGGCGTGGCCGCGTTCATCGACGCCGAGCACGCGCTAGACCCCTCGTGGGCCCGCCGCCTGGGCGTGAACATCGACGACCTCTTGGTCAGCCAGCCCGACACGGGCGAGCAGGCCCTGGAAATCTGCGAGTTACTCGTACGCTCGAACGCCGTCGACGTGATCGTCATCGACTCGGTAGCCGCCCTTATTCCCAGGGCCGAGATCGAGGGCGAGATGGGCGACACCCACGTGGGCCTCCAGGCCCGCCTGATGAGCCAGGCCATGCGCAAGCTCACCGGCATCATCGCCCGTAGCAACTGCACCGTCATCTTCATCAACCAGATCCGCGAGAAGATCGGCGTGATGTTCGGCAGCCCCGAGACCACCCCCGGCGGCCGCGCCCTGAAGTTCTACAGCTCGGTGCGCATCGACATCCGCCGCGTCAGCTCGATCAAGGACGGCGACGAGGCCGTGGGCAACCGCGTGCGGGCCAAGGTGGTGAAGAACAAGGTGGCCCCACCCTTCCGCCAGACCGAGTTCGACATCATGTTCAACGAGGGCATCAGCATCTCGGGCGACCTGATCGACCTGGGCGTCGAGTACAAGGTCGTCGACAAGAGCGGCGCGTGGTTCAGCTATGGAGAGGTCCGCCTGGGCCAGGGCCGCGAGAACTCCAAGCAGTTCATCCGCGAGAACCCGGACCTGGCCAAGGAGATCCGCTCCAAGGTCCTCGCCCAATACGTGGCCAACGCCCAGGCCAAGGAGCAGGGCAAGAACAAGCGGTAG
- a CDS encoding response regulator produces the protein MAKPTPGPTILIADDDVALLAALKARLEAAGYSVAAAQDGYSAMDRAAHLCPDLLILDVDMPAGDGFSVQSRMSKIDELASTPVIYLTGSSDVTIDQSAASMGAFAVIHKPFQTEDLLSTVASALAQAADALAS, from the coding sequence ATGGCCAAGCCGACGCCCGGACCCACCATTCTCATTGCTGATGACGACGTCGCGTTGCTCGCCGCGCTCAAGGCGCGGCTGGAGGCCGCGGGCTACTCGGTTGCTGCCGCCCAGGACGGCTACTCGGCGATGGACCGGGCGGCCCACCTGTGCCCCGACTTGTTGATCCTGGACGTGGACATGCCCGCCGGTGATGGGTTCAGCGTCCAGTCGCGCATGAGTAAGATCGATGAGCTGGCGTCGACGCCGGTGATCTATCTCACCGGATCGAGCGACGTGACCATCGATCAGTCCGCGGCCTCGATGGGCGCCTTCGCGGTGATCCACAAGCCGTTCCAGACCGAGGACCTGCTCAGCACCGTGGCCAGCGCTCTGGCGCAGGCCGCCGACGCCTTGGCAAGCTGA
- a CDS encoding response regulator codes for MPKSILIVDDEPAITGALMTRLETYGHTVYHAINGLAGVEAAAMYEPDMVILDVRMPDIDGFEAFERIRRMPRLSQMPIVFLSAHAQEDAHQRAMQLGAVAFLSKPYESGDILKLIDSLDDATIGSDEVTDAA; via the coding sequence ATGCCGAAGTCCATTCTGATTGTCGATGACGAGCCCGCCATCACCGGGGCGCTCATGACCCGTCTTGAGACCTACGGCCACACGGTCTACCACGCCATCAATGGGCTGGCCGGTGTCGAGGCGGCGGCGATGTACGAGCCGGATATGGTCATCTTGGACGTTCGCATGCCGGACATCGATGGCTTCGAGGCGTTCGAGCGCATCCGCCGGATGCCGCGATTGAGCCAGATGCCGATCGTGTTCCTCTCGGCCCATGCTCAGGAGGACGCGCACCAGCGAGCGATGCAGCTCGGTGCCGTCGCGTTCCTGTCGAAGCCGTACGAGTCCGGCGACATCCTCAAGCTCATCGATAGTCTCGACGATGCCACTATCGGATCCGACGAAGTAACCGACGCCGCGTAA